The following proteins are co-located in the Halarcobacter sp. genome:
- a CDS encoding type II toxin-antitoxin system RelE/ParE family toxin — MKQISFHPDIANEIKGSYTWYEEKLQGLGDKFLSELEEGFLAIQNFPDTWATFQFGFKRYILNKFPFSIIYKTNNEEIFIIAVMHNSRKPAYWLDRSK; from the coding sequence ATGAAACAAATATCATTTCATCCAGATATTGCAAATGAAATCAAAGGTTCTTATACTTGGTATGAAGAAAAACTACAAGGTCTAGGAGATAAGTTTTTATCTGAATTAGAAGAAGGATTCTTAGCCATACAAAACTTTCCAGATACTTGGGCGACATTCCAATTTGGCTTTAAAAGATATATCTTAAATAAATTCCCTTTTTCTATAATTTATAAAACAAACAATGAAGAGATTTTTATAATTGCTGTTATGCATAATAGTAGAAAACCTGCTTATTGGTTAGATAGAAGTAAATAG
- a CDS encoding addiction module protein yields the protein MTKIMERVIEDVQSLSTNEKNNLMKYLIASLDETHDNDSEQQWANLAKQRYEEIETGKVQTVSWDSIKQQVIS from the coding sequence ATGACTAAAATTATGGAACGAGTTATTGAAGATGTTCAATCATTATCAACAAACGAAAAAAATAATTTAATGAAATACTTGATAGCTTCTTTAGATGAAACCCATGATAACGATTCTGAGCAACAATGGGCAAATCTAGCTAAACAAAGATATGAAGAGATTGAAACAGGAAAAGTTCAAACTGTAAGTTGGGATAGTATAAAACAACAAGTAATATCTTAA
- a CDS encoding methylated-DNA--[protein]-cysteine S-methyltransferase — translation MNKLEEKSKYYEDIKKAIEYFDKNYTYQPKLEDVSLHIGMSKHHFARIFKEYVGVTPMQFLQATTLAHAKEKLKSSTSILDTSIDLGLSSSSRLHELFVNFIGVTPNEYKKMGENLNIIYGFGFSPFGKTMIAITKKGICSLEFYEESYEEILNRLKTNWNKAKFIRDDKKAQELLDKIFIKKEKMNLFVKGTNFQINVWKAILNIKSGDISTYSDVAEFIGKPKAVRAVATAIGSNHIGFLIPCHRVISKSAAIGGYRWGIDRKKVVLAYEES, via the coding sequence ATGAATAAATTAGAAGAAAAAAGTAAATACTACGAAGATATAAAAAAGGCAATTGAGTATTTTGATAAGAATTATACTTACCAACCAAAACTTGAAGATGTGTCTTTACACATAGGCATGAGTAAACATCATTTTGCAAGAATATTTAAGGAATATGTTGGTGTAACTCCTATGCAATTCTTACAAGCAACTACATTAGCTCATGCAAAAGAGAAACTTAAGAGTTCAACTTCAATATTAGATACTTCAATAGACTTAGGTTTATCAAGTTCAAGTAGACTACACGAATTATTTGTAAACTTTATTGGGGTAACTCCAAATGAATACAAAAAAATGGGAGAAAATCTTAATATTATATATGGTTTTGGATTTTCACCTTTTGGTAAAACAATGATTGCAATTACTAAAAAGGGTATTTGTTCATTGGAATTTTATGAAGAGTCTTATGAGGAAATATTAAATAGATTAAAAACAAATTGGAATAAAGCTAAGTTTATTCGAGATGATAAAAAAGCTCAAGAATTATTGGACAAAATCTTTATAAAAAAAGAAAAAATGAATCTTTTTGTAAAAGGGACAAATTTTCAAATCAATGTATGGAAAGCAATTTTAAATATTAAAAGTGGAGATATCTCAACTTATTCAGATGTAGCTGAATTTATAGGAAAACCAAAAGCAGTCAGAGCAGTTGCAACTGCAATAGGTTCAAATCATATTGGCTTTTTAATCCCTTGTCATAGAGTAATATCAAAAAGTGCTGCTATAGGTGGATATAGATGGGGAATTGATAGAAAAAAAGTTGTTTTAGCCTATGAAGAAAGTTAA
- a CDS encoding DMT family transporter: MSLKNWTLLIILSIVWGGSFYFIEKSLVYFTFEQTVFFRVFFASIFILLVLLIKRIKIILDLKLFGMFFVMGSLNNVIPFLSITYAQETITASLASLLNATTPIFTAVLAHFLTKDEKISFLKLIGILIGFVGIIILLLPHSFGDFEIAGTFAILAAISYAFAGVFGKKLKDYNPIFNVFGMLSASSIIMYCLFFSSINNMEVKSLYQFKDLILLAIVSTSIAYIIYFRLLFSVGAVKLLLVTYLIPISASLLGIFLLNEEFTINMLFGAGIIFVSLWLINKKQ; this comes from the coding sequence ATGAGTTTAAAAAACTGGACACTTTTAATTATTTTATCAATAGTTTGGGGAGGGTCATTTTATTTTATTGAGAAGTCATTAGTTTATTTTACCTTTGAACAAACAGTGTTCTTTAGGGTTTTTTTTGCTTCAATATTTATTCTACTAGTTTTACTTATAAAAAGAATAAAAATTATTTTAGATTTAAAACTTTTTGGTATGTTTTTTGTAATGGGTAGTTTAAATAATGTGATCCCATTTTTAAGTATAACATATGCACAAGAAACAATAACAGCTTCATTGGCATCTTTATTGAATGCGACAACTCCAATTTTTACGGCAGTTCTCGCACACTTTCTAACAAAAGATGAAAAAATATCCTTTCTTAAACTTATAGGAATTTTGATAGGATTTGTTGGAATAATTATCTTATTATTGCCTCATAGCTTTGGTGATTTTGAAATAGCAGGTACATTTGCTATATTAGCAGCTATCTCCTATGCTTTTGCAGGGGTTTTTGGAAAAAAATTAAAAGATTATAATCCTATATTTAATGTATTTGGGATGTTAAGTGCAAGCTCTATAATAATGTATTGCTTATTTTTCTCATCAATAAACAATATGGAAGTCAAATCCTTGTATCAATTTAAAGATTTAATTCTTCTTGCAATTGTATCAACATCAATAGCATATATTATCTATTTTAGATTACTTTTTAGTGTTGGTGCTGTAAAATTGTTATTGGTTACATATTTAATCCCTATTAGTGCATCTTTATTAGGTATATTTCTTTTAAATGAAGAATTCACTATAAATATGTTATTTGGTGCAGGAATTATTTTTGTATCTCTATGGTTAATTAATAAGAAGCAATGA
- a CDS encoding histidine kinase dimerization/phosphoacceptor domain -containing protein: MTNIQEKVHAMELLYRKLYESQDFSSISLNRYIYLNLQINFKTVIQIMKKSK, translated from the coding sequence TTGACAAATATTCAAGAAAAAGTTCATGCAATGGAACTTTTATATAGAAAATTATATGAATCACAAGATTTTAGTTCAATCTCATTAAATAGATATATATATCTGAACTTACAAATTAACTTCAAAACAGTTATTCAAATAATGAAAAAGTCAAAATAA
- a CDS encoding radical SAM protein: MSYSNSIIFGPVPSRRFGISLGVDLSPSSKQCNFDCLYCELEKAKTVDTMTTYPSVLEVITAIKESMQKHPKIDVITITANGEPTLYPKLSELIDEINKIKGDTKTMILSNGSTIYQKEVFDALLKLDTVKLSLDCVSEKCFKKLDRIHDGIDIEKMIESMVEFRKQTTNKFVLEILFVKTLNDKDEEINLLYNTVKKINPHRVDIGTIDRPPAYEVKPVSFETLEKVANTFEGVNVNIAYKNRPKQTNSFSEEEIKSLLIRRPLTQEDIDNMFDENAKISLSNLLKNGEVKVVDSTGIKFYRKL, encoded by the coding sequence ATGTCATATTCAAACTCAATTATCTTTGGTCCAGTTCCTTCAAGGAGATTTGGAATCTCTTTGGGAGTGGACCTATCTCCTTCTTCAAAACAATGTAACTTTGACTGTCTTTACTGTGAACTTGAAAAAGCAAAAACAGTAGATACTATGACTACATATCCAAGTGTATTAGAAGTGATAACAGCCATAAAAGAATCAATGCAAAAGCATCCTAAGATTGATGTTATAACTATCACAGCAAATGGTGAGCCAACTTTATATCCAAAACTATCAGAACTAATAGATGAGATAAACAAAATCAAAGGTGATACAAAAACCATGATACTTTCAAATGGAAGTACAATTTATCAAAAAGAGGTTTTTGATGCTTTATTAAAACTTGATACAGTAAAACTATCACTAGATTGTGTAAGTGAAAAGTGTTTTAAAAAACTTGATAGAATCCATGATGGTATTGATATTGAAAAGATGATTGAGAGTATGGTTGAGTTTAGAAAACAAACAACAAATAAGTTTGTTTTAGAAATACTATTTGTTAAAACTTTAAATGACAAAGATGAAGAGATAAATCTTTTATATAATACTGTTAAAAAGATAAATCCACATAGAGTAGATATAGGTACAATAGACAGACCACCTGCATATGAGGTAAAACCTGTAAGCTTTGAAACACTAGAAAAAGTTGCAAATACTTTTGAGGGTGTGAATGTAAATATTGCATATAAAAATAGACCAAAACAAACAAATAGTTTTAGTGAAGAGGAGATAAAATCTCTACTAATAAGAAGACCTTTAACGCAAGAAGATATAGATAATATGTTTGATGAAAATGCAAAAATAAGCTTATCAAACTTACTAAAAAATGGTGAAGTTAAAGTAGTTGATAGTACTGGAATTAAATTTTATAGAAAATTATAA
- the hemE gene encoding uroporphyrinogen decarboxylase: MSKIFVDACLRKETPYTPVWMMRQAGRYLPEYMEVRKKAGDFLSLCHNPEMACEVTIQPLDIVGVDAAILFSDILVIPNEMGMKLEFIKGEGPKFDTPVKTQEDVDALLGGEEAADKLTYVYETIKLLKQRLPEDKALIGFTGAPWTLATYMIEGQGTKTYNICKKMMYLNPELLHNILRKVTEVVKYYMIKQIEAGADVVQIFDSWAAAIEPSKYDEFSWSYMVEIAEYIKEKYPNIPVIMFPKGVAAFIERGLVYGNFDVFGVDWGTPMALAKEKLGSQYVLQGNMEPTRLYSKEKTTECVEGIQKIMQGEGHIFNLGHGILPDVPVENAIHFVKECQRVSKK, encoded by the coding sequence ATGTCAAAAATTTTTGTTGATGCTTGTCTTAGAAAAGAGACTCCATACACACCTGTATGGATGATGAGACAAGCAGGAAGATATCTTCCAGAGTATATGGAAGTTAGAAAAAAAGCTGGGGATTTTTTATCTTTATGTCATAATCCAGAGATGGCTTGTGAAGTTACAATTCAACCACTTGATATAGTTGGGGTTGATGCGGCGATTTTATTTTCAGATATTTTAGTTATTCCAAATGAGATGGGAATGAAATTAGAGTTTATTAAAGGTGAAGGTCCTAAGTTTGATACACCAGTTAAAACACAAGAAGATGTTGATGCATTACTTGGTGGTGAAGAAGCAGCTGATAAACTAACTTATGTATATGAAACTATCAAATTATTAAAACAAAGATTACCAGAAGATAAAGCACTTATTGGATTTACAGGTGCTCCTTGGACACTTGCTACATATATGATTGAAGGGCAAGGTACAAAAACATATAATATTTGCAAAAAGATGATGTATTTAAACCCTGAACTTCTACATAATATTCTTAGAAAAGTTACAGAAGTAGTTAAATACTATATGATAAAACAAATTGAAGCAGGTGCTGATGTTGTTCAAATCTTTGATTCATGGGCTGCTGCAATTGAACCATCAAAATATGATGAGTTCTCTTGGTCATATATGGTTGAGATTGCTGAATATATAAAAGAGAAGTATCCAAATATCCCAGTTATTATGTTCCCTAAAGGTGTTGCGGCATTTATTGAAAGGGGATTAGTTTATGGTAACTTTGATGTATTTGGTGTAGACTGGGGAACTCCAATGGCATTAGCTAAAGAGAAACTTGGGAGTCAATATGTACTTCAAGGAAATATGGAACCAACTAGATTATACTCAAAAGAGAAAACTACAGAGTGTGTAGAGGGTATTCAAAAGATTATGCAAGGTGAAGGTCATATCTTTAACTTAGGTCATGGTATCTTACCTGATGTTCCAGTTGAAAATGCAATCCACTTTGTAAAAGAGTGTCAAAGAGTGTCAAAAAAATAA
- a CDS encoding YqhA family protein, with the protein MLERFFESTMWKARLFVLLAVIFGLIGSTILFIVASVDIYEVLTYAFEVYTKGLHPEDFHEVIVSKIIGAVDLYLIAVVMLIFAFGLYELFISKIDVAEESNNGTNILNISSLDQLKDKIAKVIVMVLVVSFFQKVLHTSYNGALEMLYFALSIGLLAVGLFFLGKVGKH; encoded by the coding sequence ATGTTAGAAAGATTTTTTGAAAGTACCATGTGGAAAGCAAGACTTTTTGTCTTGCTTGCTGTTATATTTGGTCTTATAGGTTCTACTATTCTTTTTATTGTTGCTTCTGTTGATATTTATGAAGTATTAACTTATGCTTTTGAAGTATATACAAAAGGATTACATCCTGAAGATTTCCATGAAGTAATTGTTAGTAAGATAATTGGAGCAGTCGATTTATATTTGATTGCTGTTGTTATGCTAATATTTGCATTTGGGCTTTATGAACTGTTTATTTCAAAAATAGATGTGGCAGAAGAATCAAACAATGGGACTAATATTTTAAATATCTCATCTCTTGACCAATTAAAAGATAAAATTGCAAAAGTTATTGTGATGGTTTTAGTTGTAAGTTTTTTCCAGAAAGTCTTACACACTAGCTATAATGGAGCTTTGGAGATGTTATATTTTGCACTTTCTATAGGATTATTAGCTGTTGGGCTATTTTTCCTTGGGAAAGTTGGAAAACACTAA
- a CDS encoding aspartate-semialdehyde dehydrogenase, whose translation MRKFNVAVVGATGAVGEELFRVLKDYNFPINNLVPLASARSAGSKVEYDGKEITVLELTETCFEENEVDIAFFSAGGSVSEKFAKFAVEAGAVVIDNTSHFRMEPNVPLVVPEVNPEDIANWKETGIIANPNCSTIQMVLALKPLDDLYGIKRVDVSTYQAVSGAGKTGMEELVKQMQAFFAFQLDDAEKNAFAHQIALNVIPQIDVAQPNGFTKEEMKMVKETQKILHKDVQVAATCVRVPVLRSHSESITVTFEDDVDVDVAEIKDALEKFENVEVIDDLENNAYPMPIISTDTDITYCGRIRKDVYAHNVVHFFNVADQVRVGAATNSVRIALKWIELGE comes from the coding sequence ATGAGAAAATTTAATGTAGCAGTAGTCGGTGCTACAGGTGCTGTTGGTGAAGAACTTTTTAGAGTATTAAAAGATTATAACTTCCCAATCAACAATCTAGTTCCACTAGCAAGTGCAAGAAGTGCAGGAAGCAAAGTAGAATACGATGGAAAAGAGATTACTGTTTTAGAACTTACTGAAACTTGTTTTGAAGAAAATGAAGTAGATATTGCATTTTTTAGTGCAGGTGGTTCAGTATCTGAAAAATTTGCAAAATTTGCAGTTGAAGCTGGTGCAGTTGTTATTGATAATACAAGTCATTTTAGAATGGAACCAAATGTTCCTTTAGTTGTGCCAGAAGTAAATCCAGAAGATATAGCAAACTGGAAAGAAACAGGGATTATTGCAAATCCTAATTGTTCAACTATTCAAATGGTACTTGCTTTAAAACCATTAGATGATCTTTATGGTATCAAAAGAGTAGATGTTTCAACTTATCAAGCTGTTTCAGGTGCAGGAAAAACTGGTATGGAGGAGCTTGTTAAACAGATGCAAGCATTTTTCGCTTTTCAATTAGATGATGCAGAAAAAAATGCATTTGCACACCAAATTGCTTTAAATGTAATTCCTCAAATTGACGTAGCTCAACCAAATGGATTTACTAAAGAAGAGATGAAAATGGTAAAAGAGACTCAAAAAATCTTACATAAAGATGTACAAGTTGCAGCAACTTGTGTTAGAGTTCCAGTACTTAGATCTCACTCTGAATCTATTACAGTTACATTTGAAGATGATGTAGATGTAGATGTAGCAGAAATAAAAGATGCTTTAGAAAAATTTGAAAATGTAGAGGTTATTGATGATTTAGAAAATAATGCATACCCAATGCCAATTATTTCAACTGATACAGATATAACATATTGTGGAAGAATTAGAAAAGATGTTTATGCACACAATGTTGTACACTTTTTTAATGTTGCAGACCAAGTAAGAGTAGGGGCTGCTACTAATTCTGTTAGAATTGCATTAAAATGGATAGAGTTAGGAGAATAA
- the gyrA gene encoding DNA gyrase subunit A — protein MENLFENQDIININIEDSIKASYLDYSMSVIIGRALPDAKDGLKPVHRRILYAMHDLNMSARAPYKKSARIVGDVIGKYHPHGDSSVYDALVRMAQDFSMRAPLVDGQGNFGSIDGDSAAAMRYTEARMTKISEDVLRDLDKDTVNFVPNYDDTLKEPDVLPTRVPTLLLNGSEGIAVGMATKIPPHNLGELLDAVLHTIDNPNTTADELMEFIQGPDFPTGGTIFGRRGIIDAYNTGRGRVKIRAKHHIESKGKKEVIVLDELPYQVNKARLIEQIANLAKDKQIEGISEVRDESDREGIRVVIELKKDAMSEIVLNNLYKSTPMETTFGIILLAVYNKEPKVFNLPELLKVFLSHRKTVIIRRTIFDLEKAKARAHILEGLKIAVDNIDEVVKIIRASENDADAKDRLQERFSLSPIQSQAILDMRLGRLTGLQRDKLEAEYQELLLLIAELESILKSEEKLNEIIREELVEIRDKYSDERRTEIEDSYDEIDIEDLIPNEPMVVTITHNGYVKRVPIKSYEKQRRGGKGKVAVTTHDDDFIEKFFVSNTHDTLMFITNMGQLYWLKVYRIPEGSRSAKGKAVVNLINLRPDEKIMAILPTSDFDESKSLAFFTRNGIVKRTSLTDFANIRSNGVRAIVLDDADEVVTAKITTPDTQFLMIFTSLGQCIRFDIEKTREQGRTTRGVRGIKFKHDTDFVVDAEIIEDDQHELLTVSEKGIGKRTTVDEYRLTNRAGSGVISMKLHQKTGNVVGAVLVDETQDLMALTSIGKMIRVDMQTIRKAGRNTSGVIIVNVDAKDKVVSIARCPKEEDEELSIESADTMDGIDLNEFNLLDKEKTTEENNSLDVEENNDDKGNE, from the coding sequence ATGGAGAACCTTTTCGAAAATCAAGATATTATTAACATAAATATAGAAGATAGTATTAAAGCTTCATATTTGGATTATTCTATGAGTGTTATCATAGGTAGAGCACTTCCTGATGCAAAAGATGGATTAAAACCAGTGCACAGAAGAATTCTTTATGCTATGCATGATTTAAACATGAGTGCGAGAGCACCATATAAGAAATCTGCAAGGATAGTTGGAGATGTTATTGGTAAGTATCACCCACATGGAGATAGTTCTGTTTACGATGCACTTGTTAGGATGGCACAAGATTTCTCAATGAGAGCACCACTAGTTGACGGTCAAGGAAACTTCGGTTCAATTGATGGAGATAGTGCTGCTGCTATGAGGTATACAGAAGCTAGAATGACAAAAATCTCTGAAGATGTATTAAGGGATTTAGATAAAGATACAGTTAACTTTGTACCAAACTATGATGATACTTTAAAAGAACCAGATGTATTACCTACTAGAGTTCCAACTCTACTTTTAAATGGTAGTGAAGGTATTGCTGTTGGTATGGCTACAAAAATTCCTCCTCATAACTTAGGGGAATTATTAGATGCTGTATTACATACTATTGATAATCCAAACACAACTGCTGATGAGTTAATGGAATTTATCCAAGGACCAGATTTCCCAACAGGTGGTACAATATTTGGTAGACGTGGTATTATTGATGCATATAATACTGGTCGTGGTAGAGTTAAAATAAGAGCTAAACATCATATTGAATCAAAAGGTAAGAAAGAGGTTATTGTTTTAGATGAATTACCATACCAAGTAAATAAAGCTAGACTTATCGAACAAATTGCAAACCTTGCAAAAGATAAGCAAATTGAAGGTATTTCTGAAGTTAGAGATGAATCAGATAGAGAAGGTATTAGAGTTGTAATTGAGCTTAAAAAAGATGCAATGAGTGAGATTGTATTAAACAATCTTTATAAATCAACTCCAATGGAAACTACATTTGGTATTATTCTTTTAGCTGTATATAATAAAGAGCCTAAAGTATTTAATTTACCTGAGTTATTAAAAGTATTTTTATCTCATAGAAAAACAGTAATTATTAGAAGAACAATATTTGATTTAGAAAAGGCAAAAGCAAGAGCCCATATTTTAGAAGGTTTAAAAATTGCTGTTGATAATATTGACGAAGTTGTTAAGATTATCAGAGCTAGTGAAAATGATGCAGATGCAAAAGATAGACTTCAAGAAAGATTCTCTTTATCTCCAATCCAATCACAAGCAATTTTAGATATGAGATTAGGAAGACTAACTGGTCTTCAAAGAGATAAATTAGAAGCTGAATATCAAGAGTTATTATTACTTATTGCAGAACTTGAATCTATCTTAAAATCTGAAGAAAAATTAAATGAAATTATTAGAGAAGAGTTAGTAGAGATTAGAGATAAATATTCAGATGAAAGAAGAACTGAAATTGAAGATTCATATGATGAAATTGATATTGAAGACTTAATTCCAAATGAACCAATGGTAGTTACTATTACCCATAATGGATATGTAAAAAGAGTTCCAATTAAATCTTATGAAAAACAAAGAAGGGGTGGTAAAGGAAAAGTTGCCGTAACTACTCATGATGATGATTTTATTGAGAAGTTCTTTGTATCTAATACCCATGATACCTTGATGTTTATTACAAATATGGGACAATTATATTGGTTGAAAGTTTATAGAATTCCTGAAGGAAGTAGGTCTGCAAAAGGTAAAGCAGTTGTTAACTTAATCAACTTAAGACCTGATGAAAAGATTATGGCTATTTTACCAACAAGTGATTTTGATGAGTCTAAATCTTTAGCATTCTTTACTAGAAATGGTATCGTAAAAAGAACATCATTAACTGATTTTGCAAATATTAGAAGCAATGGTGTAAGAGCAATTGTTCTTGATGATGCAGATGAAGTTGTTACAGCAAAAATTACAACTCCTGATACTCAATTCTTGATGATATTTACAAGTCTTGGTCAATGTATCAGATTTGATATAGAAAAAACAAGAGAACAAGGAAGAACAACAAGAGGTGTAAGAGGTATTAAGTTTAAACACGATACTGACTTTGTTGTTGATGCAGAGATTATTGAAGATGATCAACATGAGTTATTAACAGTATCTGAAAAAGGTATTGGAAAAAGAACAACAGTTGATGAATATAGATTAACAAACAGAGCAGGTTCTGGTGTTATCTCTATGAAACTTCACCAAAAAACTGGAAATGTTGTTGGTGCAGTATTAGTTGATGAAACACAAGATTTAATGGCATTAACTTCGATTGGTAAAATGATCCGTGTTGATATGCAAACAATTAGAAAAGCTGGAAGAAACACTTCTGGTGTAATTATTGTAAATGTAGATGCAAAAGATAAAGTTGTATCTATTGCAAGATGTCCAAAAGAAGAAGATGAAGAGTTAAGTATAGAAAGTGCTGATACTATGGATGGTATCGATTTAAATGAATTTAATCTTTTAGATAAAGAAAAAACTACTGAAGAGAATAACTCTTTAGATGTAGAAGAAAACAATGATGATAAAGGAAATGAATAA
- a CDS encoding DUF465 domain-containing protein, which yields MFHEHREVIAELKQSDGHFVKVFEKHNGLDEEIAQMEKDLADQFEIEKKKKEKLKLKDEVYNMIIKYKNEAVV from the coding sequence ATGTTTCATGAACATAGAGAAGTTATCGCTGAATTAAAACAGAGTGATGGTCATTTTGTAAAAGTTTTTGAAAAACATAATGGTTTGGATGAAGAGATTGCTCAAATGGAAAAAGACCTTGCTGACCAATTTGAAATTGAAAAGAAGAAAAAAGAGAAGTTAAAACTAAAAGATGAAGTATATAATATGATTATTAAATACAAAAATGAGGCTGTGGTTTAA
- the argJ gene encoding bifunctional glutamate N-acetyltransferase/amino-acid acetyltransferase ArgJ, producing the protein MFTILPIKGFIDQIDGFFCDGIHAGLKPNGNFDLGFIYSDTPCDVEAVFTLNKFQAAPLKHYQRYEKDFKTNFVLINSKNANALTGEKGIEDINTIFSSLDFDLLNPIMSSTGVIGNPLPIDKIVKGANSFDLSSKGAENLSKAIMTTDAYPKTSMYEVKLEDGSTFKIGSVAKGAGMINPNLATMLCFICTDANIPKDDMKELLEVNSHTTFNAISVDGDTSTNDTVLLLTNRKSNAYDKEAFKEALRLVMHDMAMLMVADGEGAKKAVAFEVINAANDEEAETAAKALSNSLLVKTALYGEDPNFGRIASTIGASRVTCDDTKLVISYNDVVVFNKGEFCFDAAREEKAGEVLKNDKYKVICDLGVGEGKFTAYGCDLGYKYIEINADYRT; encoded by the coding sequence ATGTTTACAATTTTACCTATAAAAGGTTTTATAGACCAAATAGATGGTTTTTTTTGTGATGGAATACATGCAGGATTAAAACCAAATGGAAATTTTGATTTAGGATTTATATATAGTGATACTCCTTGTGATGTAGAAGCAGTATTTACTTTAAACAAATTTCAAGCAGCACCATTAAAACATTATCAAAGATATGAAAAAGATTTTAAAACAAATTTTGTATTAATAAACTCTAAAAATGCAAATGCATTAACGGGAGAAAAAGGTATTGAAGATATTAATACTATATTTTCTTCTTTAGATTTTGATTTACTTAATCCTATTATGAGTAGTACAGGGGTTATTGGAAATCCTCTTCCTATTGATAAAATAGTAAAAGGTGCAAATAGTTTTGATTTGAGTTCAAAAGGTGCAGAAAATTTAAGCAAAGCTATTATGACAACTGATGCTTATCCTAAAACTTCTATGTATGAAGTGAAACTTGAAGATGGAAGCACTTTTAAAATAGGTTCAGTTGCAAAAGGTGCAGGGATGATAAATCCAAACCTTGCAACAATGCTTTGTTTTATATGTACAGATGCTAATATCCCAAAAGATGATATGAAAGAGTTACTTGAAGTAAACTCTCATACTACATTTAATGCTATTTCAGTAGATGGAGATACTTCTACAAATGATACTGTTTTACTTTTAACAAATAGAAAATCAAATGCATATGATAAAGAGGCTTTTAAAGAAGCCCTTAGACTTGTAATGCATGATATGGCTATGTTGATGGTAGCTGATGGTGAAGGTGCAAAAAAAGCTGTTGCATTTGAAGTTATAAATGCAGCAAATGATGAAGAGGCTGAAACTGCTGCAAAAGCACTATCAAATTCTCTTTTAGTTAAAACAGCACTTTATGGTGAAGACCCAAACTTTGGAAGAATTGCTTCAACTATTGGAGCTAGTCGTGTAACTTGTGATGATACTAAACTTGTAATCTCTTATAATGATGTAGTTGTATTCAACAAAGGTGAGTTTTGTTTTGATGCAGCTAGAGAAGAGAAAGCTGGTGAAGTTCTTAAAAATGACAAATACAAAGTTATCTGTGATTTAGGAGTAGGTGAGGGTAAATTTACAGCCTATGGTTGTGACCTTGGTTATAAATATATTGAAATAAACGCAGACTACAGAACTTAA